CTGTTCAACAACGACCTTGTCAATGCCATCCGCACCTTGGTTGTACGTAAAGACGATATGGCCCTCTTTCAAAGCTTTAATGATCTCGTCATTCGTCAACCGCTCACAATCCGTTGCCCCTGGATACTCCGCATAGGTGAGTGATTGCGTTCCTGCGCTTGCATAAGCCGCGCCATACCAGTAAACCGCTTCATCCGCGGGGATAAACTCGTCACCTAAGTAAACGCCATTTAAAACAGAAACAACACCCTCAAAATCTGCGGCGTTATAGTCATTCGTTATTAAATTGACGTTTTTCCCTTCGTTCTCTCTCCATTGTCTAATCTTAAGAGAAAATAACGTCTTGACAGTCTCGTCATCCGTTCCAATGGCGATTGATTTGAAAATCTGTGTATCCAGTCCTGCAGCAAGATCAGCCCACGCATCATTAGTCGCTTCCGTTGTATCGCCGCCCGTTAGGGTTAGCGTTGCGTCCTCGGTAGGCAAGTCACCACCGAACGTGACAAAAGCGTTAGGTTCTAGCTCTGCGGCTGTAGCAACCATTTGTGAATCCACTCGATCGCCATTGTAAAACGTTCGCACGATTGCTGAATCATCCAACCCAATAGAGACTGTTACCGTGATTTTATTACCGTCCGTGCCGCCATGGTCCGCAGTCGCTGTAAACGTACCGCTCGTTGCGGTTGCTTTGTCTCCCTCGCCGTTTAGGTTATAGACAATGACATTCCCATTACCTTTAAACGCTTCGCGGATTGGCTTTAACTCACCTAAAGACCTGCCGAGCAATTCAGTAAATCGTGTATTAGGCGATACCTTGATAAACTTTCCCGACTCACCCCAATCTAATTTAAGAGG
This genomic window from Ammoniphilus oxalaticus contains:
- a CDS encoding phage tail sheath C-terminal domain-containing protein gives rise to the protein MAGGRWEHQNKARPGAYLNFETNDLVATGLDSGGAVVIPLKLDWGESGKFIKVSPNTRFTELLGRSLGELKPIREAFKGNGNVIVYNLNGEGDKATATSGTFTATADHGGTDGNKITVTVSIGLDDSAIVRTFYNGDRVDSQMVATAAELEPNAFVTFGGDLPTEDATLTLTGGDTTEATNDAWADLAAGLDTQIFKSIAIGTDDETVKTLFSLKIRQWRENEGKNVNLITNDYNAADFEGVVSVLNGVYLGDEFIPADEAVYWYGAAYASAGTQSLTYAEYPGATDCERLTNDEIIKALKEGHIVFTYNQGADGIDKVVVEQDINTFRSITPKKNQDFRKGKIVRQMDIVSDNVQHIWSRFFIGKVDNNEDGRNLFKGQIMSVVLDPLVRRGAIEPYNPDELIFEQGAEKDAVLATMGLKFVDAMEKLYMTVDCK